A segment of the Herpetosiphon gulosus genome:
TGTTTTAACCTGGTCATGGCTGTATTCACCCCAATTCCCATGAGCGGCTGCATTTCTTAAACCAGCCCAAGCAGTAATTTGTTTCTGCATAACACTATTATAGATACCTGTTTTCGCAAGATCAGCATTCATTTTATCTAATTTTGCATGGGCGATTCCTTCTCGATCACATAAATCCTTTAGGCTCGTTTCTAATGCAATACCTGCTAGTAGGCCCAAACCCAAGATTTTTACATCCAGCCGCAACATGGCGTGTTTTAGACGATTGGAATAGCCTAAAACGATGATTACCATATTTGAAAGATAATACCGATTATCTTCCAATATTCATAAAAAAGTGACGCTATCCCACGCTATTTTAGCGATTTTTTGAGGCAAAATAGCGGAATTATCTAACAAATAAACTTTTTTTAATGCTATTGCGCCTGGCTGCGAGAAACTTGGGTTTAGGCCATCATGGGCGGCACATCAGCCGCGTGTTTGGGGAAGGCTCCTTCGACGGGAAGGTATTTGAGCAAAATGGCAAAACCGAGGCGGGTTGCATCCGTTTTGTTGGCGATGAGCGTCCAATCCTCCTCCGTAAGGGTAAAATGTGCGGCAAGCTCATCGACATCCCAGAATCGTTTCATGCAGATCCTTTCACAAACCATCGATCGTGGTACGAACCGTCCATACACGCTGCGAAACTACCCCGATACGGGATTGCGCACTGGGCGATCGATCGTCTATGATACATGGCAGAGAATACGCCTTCTCGGCCATGGTGCGCCGTGAAATACCACGGGCATCCGCCTCAGCCCGTCGTCCATGGGTGGCGCTAACCCGCCAAAAACATGGCCGAGAAGCGATACAAGGATGCGGA
Coding sequences within it:
- a CDS encoding DUF4158 domain-containing protein, whose translation is MKRFWDVDELAAHFTLTEEDWTLIANKTDATRLGFAILLKYLPVEGAFPKHAADVPPMMA